In the Egibacteraceae bacterium genome, GGCCGGGGACGTGGCCTGGCCATGCGACCGCTTCTCAGGTGGTGCTCTGGCCTGGCGCCGCGGCCGGGGAAGTGGCCTGGCCATGCGACCGCTTCTCAGGTGGTGCTCTGGCCCGGCGCCGCGGCCGGGGACGTGGCCCGGCCACAGGCAGCGGGCTGACCCACGGATCGCGCGCACGAGCCTCCGCGGGCCCGGTGCGCCGTACGGTAGGGAGCCATGGCCGACCCCCACGCCCCGGTCGAGTACCGCCAGCACCGCTTCCGGCTGCCGCCCGGCGCCGCGGACCTGCTGCTGGTGCGCCACGGCGAGTCGCAGCCCGCCCGGCTCGGCGAGCCGTTCGACACCGTCGACGGCCAGGCCGACCCGCCGCTTGACCCGCGCGGGCACACGGAGGGCGCGCGCGTCGCCGACCGCCTCGTCGGCGAGGACGTCGCGGCGATCTACGTCACCCCGCTGCGCCGGACGGCGCAGACGGCTGCGCCGCTGGCCGCTCGGCTCGGCCTGGAGCCCCGGGTCGTGCCGGAGCTGCGGGAGGTCCACCTCGGCGAGTGGGAGGGCGCCACGTTCCGCGCCCGGGTGGCCGAGGGTCACCCGATCGCCCGGCAGCTGTTCGCTGAGGAGCGCTGGGAGGTGATCCCGGGCGCGGAGTCCGGGGAGGCCTTCGCGGCGCGGGTGCGGGCGGGCATCACCCGCATCGCCGCCGCCCACCCCGACCAACGCGTCGTGGTGTACACCCACGGCGGGGTCATCGGGATGGTGGTCGGGCTGGCGACCGGCGGACGGCCCTTCGCGTTCGTGGGGGCGGACAACGGCTCGCTGACCCACCTCGTGGTGTCAGCACCTCCAGGGCGGTCGCTGCACGACCGCCACACCCCGCACAGCAGAGCATCGCCTCCGCACGCTCCGGCGATTCGCGTGTCAGCCCACCACCCCGACACGGGCGGGTCGCCTGACGCCGGCGCGGCGGGCGCGCCGGCCCACTGGACCCTGCGCCGGTTCAACGACACCGGCCACCTCGCCACCGACCTGGATCGCCCGACCCAGCCGCTCACCTGACCGGAGCGCACCGCCGGAGCGCACCGCCGGAGCGCACCGCCGGAGCGCACCGCCGGAGCGCACGCCGCAGCGCACGCCGCAGCGCACCGGCGCCGCCGGCCGCGCGCGTCAGTGGTTGCGCAGCGCGTCGATCAGCTCGTCCTTGTCCATCG is a window encoding:
- a CDS encoding histidine phosphatase family protein is translated as MADPHAPVEYRQHRFRLPPGAADLLLVRHGESQPARLGEPFDTVDGQADPPLDPRGHTEGARVADRLVGEDVAAIYVTPLRRTAQTAAPLAARLGLEPRVVPELREVHLGEWEGATFRARVAEGHPIARQLFAEERWEVIPGAESGEAFAARVRAGITRIAAAHPDQRVVVYTHGGVIGMVVGLATGGRPFAFVGADNGSLTHLVVSAPPGRSLHDRHTPHSRASPPHAPAIRVSAHHPDTGGSPDAGAAGAPAHWTLRRFNDTGHLATDLDRPTQPLT